In Micromonospora sp. WMMD980, the following are encoded in one genomic region:
- a CDS encoding PIN domain-containing protein has protein sequence MADTRQETGRGLFDGFEGYRTPTAENYKEVLLRGMVVPDANVLLNLYRYNTQTRKDLFAVFGKLGARLWVPHQVAREFWRNRESASRDLRDSANGTIATLEENRNRALQEIRTWANRIALPSERIASMRKLLEGAFEAVVEEVSEVVSAETLGPAADTNRDSILQYLEAVLDQRVGQPLDAALEPDAVKEGLRRIAEEIPPGYKDKGKSDGREVGDYLLWAQVLEEAERRKCDVLIVTGDVKEDWWRKERGELRGPRLELIAELRRRTGCNLYMLRPDSLLIHAKDVLRLAISDKSVQEVERVERSLSTGFSTDGSGSDGRFLLDKLPEGRKGGYLNIIAEMTRLARDSPGLDEFLSRFQDRFPSITLKDVARRRMRVLVSLGLANIADNSVVLTSFGRALVREPRLEALQEAMLSRIQGAAEVMDLAQSYPMSELRAKLHAGPPAGLSATQARLVLRWLEQLELI, from the coding sequence GTGGCCGACACGAGGCAGGAGACCGGGCGTGGACTTTTTGACGGCTTTGAAGGGTACCGAACCCCGACAGCCGAAAATTACAAGGAAGTTCTACTGCGCGGCATGGTGGTACCCGACGCCAATGTCCTGCTAAACCTGTACCGATATAACACGCAAACGAGAAAAGACCTCTTCGCAGTATTCGGCAAGCTAGGGGCTCGGCTGTGGGTCCCCCATCAGGTGGCGCGCGAGTTCTGGCGAAACAGGGAATCAGCGTCACGAGACCTGAGGGATTCGGCGAACGGAACCATTGCTACCCTTGAGGAGAATCGAAATCGGGCGCTGCAGGAAATCCGAACTTGGGCGAATAGGATAGCTCTCCCATCGGAGCGAATCGCAAGCATGCGGAAGTTGCTGGAAGGCGCATTCGAAGCCGTCGTCGAAGAGGTCAGCGAAGTGGTTAGCGCTGAAACCCTGGGCCCAGCGGCAGACACGAACCGTGATTCAATTCTGCAGTACTTAGAAGCTGTTTTAGATCAACGCGTAGGCCAACCCCTAGACGCCGCCCTCGAGCCTGACGCTGTTAAGGAAGGGTTGCGGCGCATTGCGGAGGAAATACCGCCTGGCTACAAAGACAAAGGGAAGTCAGATGGTCGTGAGGTCGGCGACTACCTCCTGTGGGCGCAGGTTCTTGAAGAAGCGGAGCGGCGAAAGTGTGACGTTCTGATAGTTACCGGCGACGTCAAAGAAGACTGGTGGCGAAAGGAACGCGGAGAGTTGCGCGGCCCCCGGCTAGAGTTGATCGCCGAACTAAGAAGGCGGACCGGATGCAACTTATACATGCTACGTCCCGACAGCCTACTCATTCATGCCAAAGACGTGCTGCGGCTTGCCATCAGTGACAAGTCTGTCCAGGAGGTTGAGCGCGTTGAGCGTTCCCTGTCTACAGGCTTTTCAACAGATGGCAGTGGGTCTGATGGTCGATTCCTCTTGGACAAACTTCCTGAGGGCCGTAAGGGTGGGTACCTGAATATCATTGCCGAGATGACTCGACTTGCAAGGGACTCTCCCGGACTGGATGAATTTCTCTCGCGATTCCAGGACCGTTTTCCATCCATCACGCTTAAGGATGTTGCTCGCCGACGCATGCGCGTCCTCGTGTCGCTTGGACTTGCAAATATCGCCGACAACTCGGTTGTGCTCACGTCCTTCGGTCGTGCCCTCGTGCGTGAGCCGCGCCTCGAGGCCCTTCAAGAAGCGATGCTAAGTCGAATTCAAGGCGCTGCGGAGGTAATGGATTTGGCCCAGAGCTACCCGATGAGCGAGCTGCGCGCTAAGTTGCATGCTGGACCGCCCGCAGGGCTGAGCGCCACTCAGGCGAGGCTGGTATTGCGCTGGCTGGAGCAACTGGAGCTTATCTAG
- a CDS encoding PepSY domain-containing protein, producing MHRNLHLGVVGRYYSEVDASCLGVLVLGGLVLWWRWHRPRTGGHGGCSGWTWAPERSLSSQLRHFLDFV from the coding sequence CTGCACCGCAACCTGCACCTCGGGGTCGTCGGCCGCTACTACTCCGAGGTCGACGCGAGTTGTCTGGGGGTCCTCGTACTCGGCGGGCTCGTGTTGTGGTGGCGCTGGCATCGTCCCCGGACAGGCGGGCACGGCGGCTGTTCGGGCTGGACCTGGGCGCCCGAGCGGAGCCTGTCAAGTCAACTGAGACATTTTCTTGATTTTGTTTAG
- a CDS encoding IS3 family transposase translates to MTPAWGIAGACRLTGVSRATLYRHRVPPLISRPRTARRPPPSALSEAEREQVLQLLNRPEYQDLAPAQVWARELDEGRWWCSESTMYRILRAAGQSGERRSQASHPARTKPELVADAANQVWSWDITKLRGPQKGVWFHLYTVIDIWSRYVVGHLVAAHEDGQLAEALIADAAARERVDADQLTVHADRGAAMTSKTVTQLLTDLKIGRSHSRPKTSNDNPYIEASFKTLKYDPTFPERFGSIQHARQHCEAFYTYYNHEHRHSGVGLHTPASVHHGTAGQIREQRQQTLDAAWAAHPQRFGRRRPRPPRLPDRAWINKPDNSDPEQTTASPVPNQPAAQS, encoded by the coding sequence CTGACCCCGGCGTGGGGCATCGCCGGGGCCTGCCGGCTGACCGGTGTTTCCCGCGCGACGCTCTACCGGCACCGCGTACCACCGCTAATCTCACGGCCGCGGACCGCGCGCAGGCCACCGCCGTCGGCGTTGTCCGAGGCGGAACGTGAGCAGGTGCTGCAACTGCTAAACCGGCCCGAGTACCAAGATCTGGCGCCGGCGCAGGTGTGGGCCCGCGAGCTCGACGAGGGCCGCTGGTGGTGCTCGGAGTCCACGATGTACCGGATCTTGCGGGCTGCCGGGCAGAGCGGCGAACGCCGCAGCCAGGCCAGCCATCCGGCCCGCACCAAACCCGAACTCGTGGCCGACGCGGCGAACCAGGTCTGGTCCTGGGACATCACCAAGCTGCGCGGCCCGCAGAAGGGCGTCTGGTTCCACCTCTACACCGTGATCGACATCTGGTCCCGTTACGTCGTCGGGCACCTGGTCGCCGCGCACGAGGACGGCCAGCTCGCCGAGGCGCTGATCGCTGACGCGGCCGCCCGCGAACGCGTCGATGCCGATCAGTTGACCGTGCACGCCGACCGTGGCGCCGCGATGACCAGCAAGACCGTCACCCAGCTGCTGACCGATCTGAAGATCGGCCGTAGCCACAGCCGTCCGAAGACATCGAACGACAATCCGTACATCGAGGCGAGCTTCAAGACGTTGAAGTACGACCCGACGTTTCCCGAGCGGTTCGGGTCGATCCAGCACGCCCGGCAGCACTGCGAGGCGTTCTACACCTACTACAACCACGAGCACCGGCACTCCGGGGTCGGCCTGCACACCCCGGCATCGGTGCATCACGGCACCGCCGGGCAGATCCGTGAACAGCGGCAACAGACCCTCGACGCGGCCTGGGCAGCGCACCCGCAACGGTTCGGCCGCCGCCGTCCACGCCCGCCCCGCCTCCCGGACCGGGCATGGATCAACAAACCCGACAACAGCGACCCCGAACAGACCACCGCCTCGCCCGTGCCCAACCAACCAGCAGCACAAAGCTAA
- the dndA gene encoding cysteine desulfurase DndA translates to MTVYLDASATTPVDKRVADLVMRYLTEEFGNAGSRTHEIGHAAQTAVARARRQVAQVVHCTDDEVIFTSGATEANNIALLGLASEGERTGKRHIVSTAIEHKAVLEPLQRLASSGFEVDLVKPDPSGRVSAEQIAAKVRPDTLVVSMMAANNETGVIQPVPQLCRLLKDEPPYLHIDAAQAFGKIVPELQHHRIDLISASGHKIFAPKGVGALIARKRGFRRPPLTPLLVGGGQERGLRPGTLPVALIAGLGLASELALTEHADRQASCAAYRQEVLRGLAPLHPQVHGAAEHTMAHVLNLSLPGLDSEAVMVAWRGLLAVSNGSACTSASYEPSHVLTAMALPQDQVRSALRLSWTHMTESVDWQEAVARVRDLITA, encoded by the coding sequence ATGACCGTCTACCTGGACGCGAGCGCCACCACGCCCGTCGACAAGCGCGTTGCTGACCTCGTCATGAGATACCTCACGGAAGAGTTCGGCAACGCCGGCAGCCGGACGCACGAGATCGGACACGCCGCGCAGACCGCCGTGGCACGAGCGCGGCGACAGGTCGCCCAGGTGGTCCATTGCACGGACGACGAGGTCATCTTCACTTCTGGCGCGACGGAGGCGAACAACATTGCACTTCTCGGCCTCGCGTCCGAAGGGGAGCGCACCGGCAAGCGGCACATCGTCTCCACCGCCATCGAACACAAAGCGGTCCTCGAGCCGCTCCAGCGACTGGCGAGCAGCGGCTTCGAGGTTGACCTGGTCAAACCAGATCCATCTGGCCGGGTGTCGGCAGAACAGATCGCCGCAAAGGTTCGGCCGGACACTCTCGTGGTGTCGATGATGGCAGCTAATAACGAGACGGGGGTCATCCAGCCAGTCCCTCAGTTGTGCCGCCTGCTCAAGGACGAGCCGCCGTACCTACACATCGACGCGGCCCAGGCGTTCGGCAAGATCGTGCCCGAACTACAGCACCACCGTATTGACCTAATCTCTGCCTCCGGGCACAAGATCTTCGCTCCCAAAGGCGTCGGCGCGCTGATCGCTCGCAAGCGCGGGTTCCGTCGCCCCCCGCTGACCCCGCTGTTGGTAGGGGGAGGCCAAGAGCGCGGCCTCCGACCAGGCACTCTGCCGGTAGCGCTCATCGCCGGACTGGGCCTTGCCAGCGAACTCGCCCTGACTGAACACGCCGACCGGCAAGCAAGCTGCGCCGCCTATCGGCAAGAGGTCCTTCGCGGCCTCGCGCCGCTACACCCGCAGGTCCACGGTGCTGCCGAACACACCATGGCGCACGTGCTGAACCTCTCACTCCCCGGTCTCGACTCGGAGGCCGTCATGGTCGCCTGGCGTGGTCTACTCGCCGTGTCCAATGGATCCGCCTGCACCTCAGCCTCGTACGAACCCAGCCACGTACTGACCGCGATGGCGCTACCACAAGATCAGGTGCGCAGCGCGCTGCGCCTGTCCTGGACCCACATGACCGAGTCGGTCGACTGGCAGGAAGCGGTGGCTCGAGTGCGAGACCTCATTACGGCCTGA